A genomic window from Silene latifolia isolate original U9 population chromosome Y, ASM4854445v1, whole genome shotgun sequence includes:
- the LOC141631140 gene encoding protein FAR1-RELATED SEQUENCE 5-like: MDADSTDINMHTGSAFYNINVTITQSHIFISIAHITYAVPLLDVLLFCCYFNLVLSHTPNGGERWMRVVEHKFRPIIGAVFASLEAGIKFYEVYARVKELVNGYENIGATLIDFKNFQRDIKCYIGLRDADLFIDRLEKLKATQPQFYFAYDVDPQNRLTKFFWADATCIRNYSFFGDAVSFDPTYGTNKYDMVLTPFTGVNHHRKSVLFAGCLLLHEDDISFQWTFQHFLTAMEQKEPQFMITDQCPGIKKVIV; the protein is encoded by the exons ATGGATGCAGATTCTACCGACATTAACATGCATACAG GCTCAGCTTTTTACAATATCAATGTTACTATAACACAATCACATATATTCATTTCCATTGCACATATAACATATGCTGTACCACTTCTGGATGTCCTCTTGTTCTGCTGTTACTTCAAT CTTGTTCTATCTCACACGCCTAATGGAGGTGAGCGCTGGATGCGTGTGGTTGAGCACAAGTTTAGACCTATCATTGGTGCAGTTTTCGCCTCCCTTGAGGCTGGAATCAAGTTCTACGAGGTTTATGCTCGG GTTAAGGAACTTGTCAATGGGTATGAAAATATCGGTGCTAcattgatagattttaagaactttcaaagAGATATCAAGTGCTACATTGGGTTACGAGATGCTGACCTTTTCATCGATCGACTCGAGAAACTCAAAGCGACCCAACCCCAGTTCTACTTCGCCTATGATGTTGATCCGCAAAACCGTCTAACAAAGTTCTTTTGGGCTGATGCTACATGTATTAGAAACTACTCATTCTTTGGGGATGCTGTGAGCTTCGACCCTACTTACGGAACTAACAAGTATGATATGGTTCTTACACCATTCACAGGTGTTAATCACCACAGAAAGTCGGTGTTGTTTGCCGGTTGTCTCCTGTTACACGAGGATGACATCTCCTTCCAATGGACCTTTCAGCATTTCTTGACTGCCATGGAACAAAAAGAGCCGCAGTTCATGATCACGGATCAATGCCCTGGCATAAAGAAGGTAATAGTGtga